A window from Drosophila kikkawai strain 14028-0561.14 chromosome 2L, DkikHiC1v2, whole genome shotgun sequence encodes these proteins:
- the Atxn7 gene encoding polyglutamine-repeat protein pqn-41, with product MPLIEVGSSAAPGGVYPENGTKQLHTKTTQSLAKPEASFNSEPAAAAGSLLSLFNLQGQKWQQVFDLDKVIKQLRTAEKTYLRGGKNSSTAAAAAAAAAAGGGDQQQQAKVQVQRLQSADMAYYDLVPKLASRDIVLCGSCSGSYTKAGFQHHIALQHPSVWEATSSKVVSPNGNHAIAGAGGGDARLTATESHNSQEAGGVGGSLVAHSPTDTLLSASTLSSCSNGSSSSASLQHPAGTSSSSSSSSRHKSSSSKSSSSSSSKGSSGGGGGTSSSSGGSRSRSKSSKNRHHSSPAPAAAEHKESKGSKKSGGSSAIAAPPIVAAVKEEPPAAATAPAITVFSSSSNSSCSLPPTPAAVAASDLGTGLGVNSYSPAEAEKLPELQPRKKLKGSSDHRTKAEREKNKEKALVNPYEQQQQVLSELDQAVSSITAGALVEQQQVVAPNEDDELPLPNTSDENSISQTLDEMLDSKLINEILNNFDESALDTSQQQQQQQQQPSQNGNPLPHPAQATKRLRFEDATDTGEGYASYPQVYAAAAEEEDQQQELTTIDAMQLQQLIYQQQQMLDQQQQQEQQQQQDQKLLQDQEQQRQFSVYNVQSLTDEALAHPQQQQQQLEEHMILPSIIYEISDSNPVSMLEQQKVIAEFLTQAGYENVDVNVLAQTAGTGMESATSHNHLADELSDFEFSKLETVSDTVKTVKLEATTGGPTSQPPQVNHHHHHHHSSLEDSFFNVMLYSGSPRPLALNTFGMVKLPQGLGVTFRKNLLTTRKANNSLLSLTGGSHLGVVGQLARPPPPPASNTSSPLSNGLPAKNSSAGRTIYAQRSSVIAQDRLRCNKRALLAPVGKIGEGGPMTPKRLNELLMGKQVKKEAAERESEEADQQEEDSSKQLTHSFYEKRRRLLRPLQSHHNASQSYSHSHSPQQQQQHLLKKQLLRTLSDGSSNMNISHTPSANSSSSNPPWKGNSSSSNPGGSNSSSTPTSSDLMRVFVGS from the exons ATGCCGCTCATCGAAGTGGGCTCCTCCGCCGCTCCCGGCGGAGTTTATCCGGAAAATGGCACCAAGCAGCTCCACACCAAAACCACACAGAGCCTGGCCAAGCCGGAGGCCAGCTTCAATTCCgaaccggcggcggcagcgggaTCGCTGCTCTCTCTGTTCAACTTGCAGGGCCAAAAGTGGCAGCAGGTCTTTGACTTGGACAAGGTCATCAAGCAGCTGCGAACGGCGGAGAAGACATATTTGAGGGGTGGGAAGAACTCCagcactgctgctgctgctgcagccgctgccgccgcagGAGGGGGagatcagcaacagcaggcgaAGGTGCAGGTGCAGCGCCTGCAGTCGGCGGACATGGCTTACTATGACTTGGTGCCAAAGCTGGCCTCGCGGGATATAGTGCTCTGCGGATCCTGTTCGGGCAGCTACACGAAGGCAGGGTTCCAGCATCACattgcgctgcagcatcccagCGTTTGGGAGGCCACATCCAGCAAGGTCGTCAGCCCCAATGGAAATCATGCCATTGCCGGGGCGGGCGGCGGCGACGCGCGTCTCACTGCCACGGAGAGTCACAACAGCCAGGAGGCTGGCGGAGTAGGAGGCAGCCTTGTGGCCCACTCGCCCACGGACACGCTGCTGTCTGCCTCAACCCTGTCTAGCTGTTCCAATGGATCGAGCAGCTCGGCCTCGCTCCAGCATCCAGCTGGCACCtcatcgtcctcgtcctctTCGTCGCGCcacaagagcagcagcagcaagagtagcagttcctcctcctccaagggcagcagcggcggcggcggcggtacctcctcttcctccggtGGTAGTCGGTCACGCTCCAAGTCATCGAAAAATCGGCACCACTCGTCACCGGCACCGGCGGCAGCGGAGCACAAGGAGTCCAAGGGATCGAAAAAGAGCGGGGGCAGCAGTGCCATAGCAGCTCCTCCAATTGTGGCCGCTGTCAAGGAGGAACCTCCAGCTGCAGCCACTGCCCCTGCCATTACAGTCTTCTCCTCTTCCAGCAACTCATCCTGCAGTCTACCGCCTACGCCCGCCGCCGTGGCTGCCAGCGATTTGGGGACGGGTCTGGGGGTCAATAGCTACTCACCTGCAGAGGCGGAAAAGCTGCCCGAGCTGCAGCCAAGGAAAAAG CTAAAGGGCTCCAGCGACCATCGAACAAAAGCGGAAAGGGAGAAGAATAAAGAGAAAGCCTTGGTGAATCCTTacgagcaacagcagcaggtgcTCAGCGAGCTAGACCAGGCTGTCTCCTCCATCACAGCGGGTGCTCTAgtcgagcagcagcaggtggtgGCGCCGAATGAGGATGATGAACTGCCTCTGCCCAACACCTCCGACGAGAACTCCATTTCCCAGACTCTCGACGAGATGCTGGACAGCAAGCTGATCAACGAGATCCTCAACAACTTTGATGAGAGCGCCTTGGACACatcccaacaacaacagcaacagcagcagcagccgtcgCAAAATGGAAATCCTCTGCCGCATCCCGCTCAGGCCACCAAAAGACTGCGCTTTGAGGACGCCACCGACACGGGCGAGGGCTATGCCAGCTATCCGCAGGTCTATGCGGCGGCCGCGGAGGAGGAAgaccagcagcaggagctgaCCACCATTGATGcaatgcagctgcagcagctgatatatcagcagcagcaaatgctggatcagcagcaacagcaggagcagcagcagcagcaggatcagaagctgctgcaggatcaggagcagcagcgccagTTCAGCGTCTACAATGTGCAATCGTTGACGGACGAGGCTTTGGCCCAtccccagcaacagcagcagcagctggaggagcacATGATCCTGCCCAGCATCATATACGAGATCAGCGACTCGAATCCCGTCTCGATGCTGGAGCAGCAAAAGGTCATAGCCGAGTTCCTAACTCAGGCCGGTTACGAGAACGTGGATGTGAATGTCCTGGCCCAGACGGCGGGCACCGGCATGGAGTCGGCTACCAGCCACAACCACTTGGCGGATGAGCTGAGCGACTTTGAGTTCAGCAAACTGGAGACTGTTAGCGACACCGTTAAGACTGTTAAGCTGGAGGCCACCACCGGCGGCCCAACCAGCCAGCCTCCTCAGGTCAACcatcatcaccaccaccaccactcaTCGCTGGAGGACAGCTTCTTCAATGTGATGCTGTACTCGGGCTCACCGCGACCCCTGGCGCTGAACACCTTCGGCATGGTCAAGCTGCCCCAGGGTCTGGGTGTCACCTTCCGCAAGAATCTGCTGACCACGCGGAAGGCCAACAACAGTTTGCTCTCCCTGACGGGCGGCAGTCACCTCGGAGTAGTTGGCCAGCTGGCAAGacccccgccgccgccggcatCCAACACATCCTCGCCACTAAGCAATGGCTTGCCGGCCAAGAACTCTTCGGCTGGGAGGACCATTTATGCCCAGAGATCGAGCGTGATTGCCCAGGATCGGTTGCGATGCAATAAGAGGGCGCTCCTGGCGCCAGTGGGTAAGATCGGAGAAGGGGGGCCCATGACGCCCAAGCGCCTGAATGAGCTGCTAATGGGTAAGCAGGTGAAGAAGGAGGCGGCGGAGAGGGAGAGCGAGGAGGCAGatcagcaggaggaggacagCAGCAAGCAGCTCACCCACAGCTTCTACGAGAAGCGTCGCCGCCTGCTCCGCCCGCTCCAGAGCCACCACAATGCCAGCCAAAGTTATAGCCACAGCCACtcgccacagcagcagcagcagcatctccTGAAGAAGCAGCTCCTGCGCACCCTGTCcgatggcagcagcaacatgaaCATCAGCCACACTCCCAgcgccaacagcagcagcagtaatCCCCCCTGGAAGGGAaacagctccagctccaatCCGGGAGGCAGCAACTCCAGCTCCACTCCAACCAGCAGCGACTTGATGCGCGTCTTTGTCGGATCTTAG
- the LOC108079633 gene encoding transcription termination factor 4, mitochondrial: protein MIRKLVFNAKVVLKQQPKFQLVKHLATNSESPKIVQLQQIHIDEAVKLEPNLSIFTSEVWRRAHETFQNHGLETGNFLRIVTGNPGVLRRTPDKIINSLEIWRACQFGENLLHLLLTKYPELLDVSDSHQLLSHIGFLKSRVSTSKNVWKLLMNSPDVIAQPEEVVEEKLNLMVDVMRLEVPEIVKSCALTLPFEELRCRHAFLLRLGLFKPRPLKADPDEPTTNPKLYQITDTSEKTFATKICHVTLPEFEAFKELYAKELEGKSRRSKEAEDLSDDED, encoded by the exons ATGATTAGAAAATTAGTATTTAACGCGAAAGTTGTATTAAAACAGCAGCCCAAA TTTCAACTTGTAAAACACCTAGCAACCAATAGCGAAAGTCCAAAGATTGTGCAACTGCAACAGATTCACATAGATGAAGCCGTCAAGCTGGAGCCCAATCTGTCCATATTCACGTCCGAGGTGTGGCGGCGGGCACACGAGACCTTTCAGAATCACGGCTTGGAAACGGGGAACTTCCTTCGCATTGTCACCGGAAATCCGGGCGTGCTAAGGCGAACGCCGGACAAGATAATCAACAGTTTGGAAATCTGGCGAGCCTGCCAGTTTGGCGAGAACCTGCTCCACCTGCTGCTCACCAAATATCCCGAGCTACTGGACGTCAGCGACTCCCACCAGCTGCTCTCCCACATTGGCTTCCTGAAGAGTCGCGTTTCCACAAGCAAGAATGTGTGGAAGCTGCTGATGAACAGTCCAGATGTGATAGCCCAGCCGGAGGAAGTCGTCGAGGAGAAGCTGAATCTAATGGTGGATGTCATGCGCCTTGAGGTCCCCGAGATTGTCAAGTCCTGCGCCCTGACCCTGCCCTTCGAGGAGCTGCGCTGTCGCCACGCCTTCCTGTTGCGATTGGGCTTGTTCAAGCCGCGTCCCCTGAAAGCGGATCCCGACGAGCCCACGACCAACCCGAAGCTCTACCAGATTACGGACACCTCGGAGAAGACCTTCGCCACAAAGATCTGCCATGTCACTCTGCCGGAGTTCGAGGCCTTCAAGGAACTGTACGCCAAGGAGCTGGAGGGAAAGTCCAGGCGTTCCAAAGAGGCTGAAGATCTTAGCGATGATGAGGATTAA
- the LOC108079631 gene encoding lysosomal Pro-X carboxypeptidase: MREQGAVPAVWGILLILVIAGCQCHLTGEERRYQYEIKDFQVPLDHFSFLINATFNIRYLYNDSFVDKSNARTPIFFYTGNEGDIELFAQNTGFLWEQAQLQRALVIFAEHRYYGKSLPFGSSTFNSSMPEHLAYFTVEQTLEDYAMLITFLKNDRQMPVVAFGGSYGGMLSAWFRMKYPHLVHGALAASAPILQFPGITDCDIFYRIATSVFQNAYNGNCTVNIARSWKLFESLGGNDAGKKQISEAFNLCTPLKTDGDLKQFLDYVEEVYSNLAMVNYPYNSSFLAPLPAYPVRQVCFYLKDLHTTDVDLLHAMASALAVYTNYTGSAKCLDTSVSSSADASGWDIQTCNQMVMPFCSNGTETMFRPSTWNFKEFAEKCYKNYRLTPKPYDIILRYGGRNIESVTNIIFSNGLLDPWSGGGVLQAPNDKVFVIILPEGAHHLDLRHSDPADPPSVRDARQKEAAIIAQWIKEF; this comes from the coding sequence ATGAGGGAGCAAGGGGCTGTGCCTGCAGTTTGGGGGATCCTACTGATCCTTGTGATCGCTGGATGCCAGTGTCACCTGACGGGGGAGGAGAGGCGCTATCAGTACGAGATCAAGGACTTCCAGGTGCCCCTGGATCACTTCAGCTTCCTGATCAACGCCACCTTCAACATCCGGTATCTGTACAACGACTCGTTCGTGGACAAGAGCAATGCCCGCACACCCATCTTTTTTTACACCGGAAACGAGGGGGACATCGAACTCTTCGCCCAGAATACCGGATTTCTTTGGGAGCAGGCACAGCTGCAGCGGGCTCTGGTGATCTTCGCGGAGCATCGTTATTATGGCAAGTCCCTGCCCTTTGGCAGCTCCACCTTCAACAGCAGCATGCCAGAGCACTTGGCCTACTTTACGGTGGAGCAAACGCTGGAGGATTACGCCATGCTGATCACCTTCTTGAAGAACGATCGCCAGATGCCGGTGGTGGCCTTCGGAGGATCCTACGGCGGCATGCTGTCCGCCTGGTTCAGGATGAAGTACCCCCATTTGGTGCACGGAGCTCTGGCCGCCTCGGCGCCTATTCTGCAGTTCCCCGGCATCACCGACTGCGACATCTTTTACAGGATAGCCACTTCCGTCTTCCAGAATGCCTACAATGGCAACTGCACCGTGAACATAGCCAGGTCGTGGAAACTCTTTGAATCGCTGGGCGGGAATGACGCCGGCAAGAAGCAGATTTCGGAGGCGTTTAATCTCTGCACGCCCCTGAAGACCGACGGCGATCTGAAGCAGTTTCTCGACTACGTGGAGGAGGTCTACAGCAACCTGGCCATGGTCAACTATCCGTACAACAGCAGCTTCCTGGCCCCCCTGCCCGCCTATCCGGTGCGCCAGGTGTGCTTCTACCTGAAGGATCTGCATACCACAGACGTCGATCTGCTGCATGCCATGGCCAGTGCCCTGGCCGTGTACACCAACTACACGGGCTCGGCCAAGTGTCTGGATACCTCGGTGAGCTCCAGTGCCGATGCCTCCGGCTGGGACATACAGACCTGCAACCAAATGGTGATGCCCTTCTGCTCCAACGGCACCGAGACCATGTTCCGCCCCTCCACTTGGAACTTCAAGGAGTTTGCCGAGAAGTGCTACAAGAACTACCGGCTCACGCCCAAGCCATATGATATCATCTTGAGGTATGGTGGCAGGAACATCGAGTCTGTCACGAATATCATTTTTAGCAATGGTCTGTTGGATCCCTGGAGCGGCGGCGGTGTCCTGCAGGCGCCAAATGACAAGGTGTTTGTGATCATCCTGCCGGAGGGCGCCCATCACTTGGATCTGCGTCACTCTGATCCCGCTGATCCGCCTTCGGTGCGCGATGCCAGGCAGAAGGAGGCGGCCattatagcccagtggatcaAGGAGTTTTGA
- the Cdc23 gene encoding cell division cycle protein 23 homolog, with product MQDFFSVLLPDVKKELRRGIIECSKRGLLHSTKWLAEMHHGLCDVHIDNEAPDSDRTFSDCQLEGIAPAEYSDYFLAKSYYDVREYDRAAHAVRNCESSVPRFLHFYATYMAREKRRLDSTTDQANLTEPNQMRDLADLLATLRTEYGKSRLDGYGIYLYGVVLKALNLNHAAEQMLIQAIRLVPMLWGAYLELSPLIMEKQKLLSLQLGGHWMRHFFMAHTYLELYLNDDGLKIYEDLQASGFGKSIYLIAQMALVYHNKRDVDKAIELYQNLLESDPYRLDNVDTYSNLLFVKEMKTEMAQLAHKAVSINKYRPETCCVIGNYYSIRCDHQVAISYFQRALKLNPKYLAAWTLMGHEFMELKNTNAAIQSYRKAVEVNKRDYRAWYGLGQAYEIIKMHYYSLYYFKIAHQLRPYDSRMLVALGETYEKLDKCENAVKCYWKAIDVGDIEGIAMYKLANLHEKLGDHETAVHCYIMYCEDERAATDKQSLYQGFITLANYYEKKGDYDRAAFYAYKCLDSDDRKTEAKALLKTIDWKRDCQKKTVKPTSAVVANAETSSEDEMEWELPDVRARVAAGTTTSSSAQAGTSSSSTSNLRPGRTLVEGMRRTQSSTKTSLAPTADNSSSTTIPTPGTSANAATDQPGSDEASSMEISSVSID from the exons ATGCAGGATTTCTTCAGCGTGCTGCTGCCGGACGTGAAGAAGGAGCTGCGCCGCGGCATCATCGAGTGCTCGAAGCGTGGCCTCCTCCATAGCACCAAGTGGCTGGCGGAGATGCACCACGGGCTCTGCGATGTCCATATCGACAATGAGGCGCCGGACAGCGACCGGACCTTCAGCGATTGCCAGCTGGAGGGCATTGCGCCGGCGGAGTACAGCGACTACTTCCTGGCCAAGAGCTACTACGACGTGCGAGAGTACGACCGGGCGGCCCATGCGGTCCGGAACTGTGAGTCGAGTGTGCCGCGCTTCTTGCACTTCTACGCCACGTACATGGCGCGCGAGAAGCGCCGCCTGGACTCCACCACCGACCAGGCCAATCTCACCGAGCCGAATCAGATGCGGGACCTCGCCGATCTGCTGGCCACACTGCGCACGGAGTACGGCAAGAGCCGGTTAGATGGCTACGGGATCTACCTGTATGGCGTGGTCCTCAAGGCCCTGAATCTCAACCACGCCGCGGAGCAGATGCTCATCCAGGCCATCCGACTGGTGCCCATGCTGTGGGGCGCCTACCTGGAGCTCTCGCCGCTCATAATGGAGAAACAGAAGCTACTGAGCCTGCAGCTGGGCGGGCACTGGATGCGGCACTTCTTCATGGCGCACACCTACCTGGAGCTGTACCTCAATGACGATGGCTTGAAAATCTACGAGGATCTGCAGGCGTCGGGCTTTGGCAAGAGCATCTACCTCATCGCCCAGATGGCCTTGGTCTATCACAACAAGCGGGACGTGGACAAGGCCATCGAGCTGTACCAGAACCTGCTCGAGAGCGATCCCTATCGCCTGGACAACGTGGACACCTACTCGAACCTGCTGTTCGTCAAGGAGATGAAGACGGAGATGGCCCAGTTGGCCCACAAGGCGGTCAGCATCAACAAGTACCGCCCGGAGACGTGCTGTGTGATTGGCAACTACTACAGCATACGCTGTGATCACCAGGTGGCCATTTCCTACTTCCAGCGTGCCCTCAAGCTGAATCCCAAGTATCTGGCGGCCTGGACCCTGATGGGTCACGAGTTCATGGAGCTGAAAAACACGAATGCCGCGATACAAAGCTACCGCAAGGCGGTGGAGGTCAACAAGCGGGACTATCGCGCCTGGTATGGCCTGGGACAGGCCTACGAGATCATCAAGATGCACTACTACAGTTTGTACTACTTCAAGATTGCCCACCAGCTGAGGCCCTACGACTCCCGCATGCTGGTGGCTCTGGGCGAGACGTACGAGAAGCTGGACAAGTGCGAAAACGCGGTCAAGTGCTACTGGAAGGCCATCGATGTGGGCGACATCGAGGGCATTGCCATGTACAAGTTGGCCAATCTGCACGAGAAGCTGGGCGATCATGAGACGGCGGTCCATTGCTACATTATGTACTGCGAGGATGAGCGGGCGGCCACCGATAAGCAGAGCCTCTACCAGGGCTTCATCACCCTGGCCAACTACTACGAGAAGAAGGGTGACTACGACAGGGCCGCCTTCTATGCCTACAAGTGTCTGGACTCGGATGAT CGCAAAACCGAGGCCAAGGCCTTGCTCAAAACCATCGATTGGAAACGGGATTGTCAAAAGAAAACTGTGAAACCCACGTCTGCTGTGGTGGCCAATGCGGAGACCAGCTCCGAGGATGAAATGGAGTGGGAGTTGCCAGACGTACGAGCCCGCGTGGCGGCCGGAACAACCACATCGTCATCAGCCCAAGCAGGTACAAGTAGTAGTTCCACGAGTAACCTGCGCCCAGGCCGAACTCTAGTCGAGGGCATGCGCCGAACGCAGTCCAGCACCAAGACGAGTCTCGCACCAACCGCTGACAACAGCAGCTCCACAACCATACCCACTCCTGGCACTTCTGCCAACGCTGCAACGGATCAGCCAGGCTCGGATGAGGCCAGTTCCATGGAAATATCCAGTGTGTCCATCGATTAG